One region of Primulina tabacum isolate GXHZ01 chromosome 1, ASM2559414v2, whole genome shotgun sequence genomic DNA includes:
- the LOC142554128 gene encoding coatomer subunit alpha-1-like: MLTKFETKSNRVKGLSFHSKRPWILASLHSGVIQLWDHRMGTLIDRFDEHEGPVRGVHFHKSQPLFVSGGDDYKIKVWNYKLHRCLFTLLGHLDYIRTVQFHHECPWIVSASDDQTIRIWNWQSRACISVLTGHNHYVMCASFHPKEDLVVSASLDQTVRVWDIGALRKKTVSPADDILRLSQMNADFFGGVDAVVKYVLEGHDRGVNWASFHPTLPLIVSGADDRQVKIWRMNDTKAWEVDTLRGHVNNVSCALFHARQDIIVSNSEDRSIRVWDATKRTGLHTFRRELDRFWILSVHPEINLLAAGHDSGMIVFKLDRERPAFSVSGDSVFFVKDRFLRVFEYSTQTDAQLITIRRPGSHGLNQGHRTLSYSPTENAVLICSDVDGGSYELYVIPKDSYGRGDIVQEAKKGAGGSAVFVARNRFAVLEKSSNQVLVKNLENEIVKKSILPIATDAIFYAGTGNLLCRAEDRVVLFDLQQRNVLGDLQTPFVRYVVWSPDMASVALLSKHSIVIADKKLVHCCTLHETIRVKSGAWDDNGVFIYTTLTHIKYCLPNGDSGIIKTMDVPVYITKIYGNSIFCLDREGKNRPIIIDSTEYVFKLSLLGKKFDQVMSMIKNSELCGQAMIAYLQQKGFPQVALYFVKDERTRFNLALECGNIEKALESAKKIDEKDHWYRLGVEALRQGNTGIVEYAYQKTKNFERLSFHYLITGNLEKLSKMMRIAEVKNDVMGQFHDALYLGDIRERVKILENTGHLPLAYITATVHGLDDIAERIAVEHGVNIPHLPKVRKPALLIPPNPVICAGDWPLLMVSRGIFEGGLDDTVRGGNDDYEDAADADWGEGLDIDEVDKIQNGDISVLEDENEHEENEEGGWDLEDLDLPPDADTPKTTSNSRSSVFVAPAPGMPVSQIWVQRSSLAAEHAACGDFDTAMHLLSRQLGLRNFSPLKSLFIDLYMGSHTYLRAFTSALVVSVAMERGWSESTSPNVRGPPALVFNFSQLDEQLKAGYKATTAGKFSEALRHFLAILHTIPLIVVETRREVDEVKELIIIVKEYVLGLKMELKRRELKDNPIRQQELAAYFTHCNLQPPHTRLALMNAMTVCYKAQNLSTAANFARRLLETNPSNENQARTARQVLQAAEKNMKDSAKLNYDFRNPFVVCGATHVPIYRGQRDVTCPYCSAHFVPSQQGQLCTVCDLSVVGSDASGLRCSPSQTR, encoded by the exons ATGTTGACGAAGTTCGAGACGAAGAGTAATAGAGTGAAAGGCTTGAGTTTCCACAGCAAGAGGCCATGGATCTTGGCGAGTCTCCACAGCGGCGTGATCCAGCTCTGGGATCATCGCATGGGCACTCTCATTGATCGGTTTGACGAGCATGAAGGACCCGTTCGTGGTGTTCATTTTCATAAGTCACAGCCTCTCTTTGTATCCGGAG GTGACGATTACAAAATCAAGGTGTGGAATTACAAATTGCATAGGTGCCTATTTACTCTTCTCGGTCATCTTGATTATATCCGGACGGTTCAGTTTCATCACGAGTGTCCCTGGATTGTCAGTGCAAGCGATGATCAGACAATTAGAATATGGAATTGGCAGTCCCGGGCTTGCATTTCTGTGTTGACTGGGCACAATCATTATGTGATGTGTGCATCTTTCCACCCAAAAGAAGACTTGGTTGTTTCAGCATCATTGGACCAGACTGTTCGTGTTTGGGATATTGGTGCCTTGAGGAAGAAAACAGTATCTCCTGCCGATGATATACTGCGATTGTCTCAAATGAATGCAGACTTCTTTGGTGGGGTTGATGCTGTTGTGAAGTATGTCTTGGAAGGCCATGATCGAGGTGTTAACTGGGCTTCTTTTCATCCCACTCTTCCTCTTATTGTTTCTGGAGCAGATGACCGGCAAGTTAAAATCTGGCGCATGAATG ATACGAAGGCTTGGGAGGTGGACACATTAAGAGGCCATGTGAATAATGTATCCTGTGCTTTGTTTCATGCAAGACAGGACATCATTGTTTCAAATTCTGAAGACAGGAGTATCAGAGTTTGGGATGCAACAAAAAGAACTGGATTGCATACATTTCGTAGGGAGCTTGACCGATTCTGGATCCTATCAGTCCATCCTGAGATAAATCTCTTGGCTGCTGGTCATGATAGCGGCATGATTGTTTTTAAGTTGGATAGAGAGCGTCCTGCCTTTTCTGTTAGTGGTGATTCAGTCTTCTTTGTCAAGGACCGATTTCTTCGTGTATTTGAGTATTCAACCCAGACAGATGCTCAACTGATAACGATTCGCCGACCTGGTTCTCATGGTTTAAATCAAGGGCATCGAACTCTTTCTTACAGCCCTACTGAGAATGCTGTTTTGATTTGCTCAGATGTGGATGGGGGATCATATGAGCTCTATGTTATTCCAAAAGACAGCTACGGTAGAGGAGACATAGTTCAGGAGGCAAAGAAAGGTGCTGGGGGGTCAGCGGTATTTGTGGCTCGAAATAGGTTCGCTGTGCTTGAAAAGAGCAGCAATCAAGTCTTGGTTAAGAACCTGGAAAATGAAATAGTGAAAAAGAGTATTCTTCCAATTGCAACTGATGCTATATTCTATGCTGGCACTGGAAATCTACTCTGCAGGGCAGAGGACAGGGTTGTCCTATTTGATCTCCAACAAAGGAATGTTCTTGGGGATCTTCAAACTCCTTTCGTTAGGTATGTGGTTTGGTCTCCGGATATGGCTTCTGTTGCTTTATTGAGCAAACACTCTATTGTTATTGCTGATAAAAAACTTGTACACTGCTGCACTCTTCACGAGACCATTCGTGTCAAGAGTGGAGCATGGGATGATAATGGAGTCTTCATCTATACAACATTGACGCATATTAAGTATTGCCTTCCAAATGGGGACAGTGGAATTATTAAGACAATGGATGTCCCAGTATATATTACGAAAATATATGGGAACTCGATATTTTGCTTGGATCGAGAGGGGAAAAACCGTCCCATCATTATTGATTCAACAGAGTATGTCTTCAAACTATCCTTGCTAGGAAAAAAATTTGACCAAGTGATGAGCATGATAAAAAACTCAGAACTATGTGGACAGGCAATGATTGCTTATCTGCAGCAAAAGGGCTTCCCACAGGTAGCTCTTTATTTTGTAAAGGATGAAAGGACTCGCTTCAACTTAGCCCTTGAATGCGGTAATATTGAGAAAGCCCTTGAATCTGCAAAAAAGATTGATGAAAAAGATCACTGGTACCGACTAGGGGTGGAGGCACTTCGTCAGGGAAATACTGGGATTGTTGAATATGCATACCAGAAGACGAAAAATTTTGAGAGACTATCTTTTCATTATCTGATAACTGGTAATCTGGAAAAATTATCCAAAATGATGAGAATTGCCGAGGTCAAGAATGATGTGATGGGTCAATTTCACGATGCGCTGTATCTTGGAGATATTAGGGAGCGTGTTAAGATTCTGGAGAATACAGGCCATCTGCCTCTTGCGTATATTACAGCCACTGTGCATGGGCTTGATGATATTGCAGAGCGTATAGCTGTAGAACATGGGGTTAATATTCCTCATTTGCCCAAGGTGAGGAAACCTGCTCTATTGATACCTCCGAATCCAGTTATATGTGCAGGAGATTGGCCTTTGTTAATGGTTAGTAGGGGAATTTTTGAGGGTGGTCTTGATGATACAGTCAGAGGTGGTAACGATGATTATGAAGATGCTGCAGATGCTGATTGGGGTGAGGGTTTGGATATTGATGAGGTGGACAAGATACAGAATGGAGACATTAGTGTGTTGGAGGATGAGAATGAACATGAGGAAAATGAAGAGGGAGGATGGGATCTCGAGGACTTGGATCTGCCTCCTGATGCTGACACACCAAAGACAACTTCAAATTCACGTTCCTCGGTATTTGTTGCCCCTGCCCCTGGCATGCCCGTGAGTCAGATTTGGGTCCAAAGATCATCACTTGCTGCTGAACATGCTGCTTGTGGGGATTTCGACACAGCAATGCATCTATTGAGCCGTCAGTTAGGATTAAGAAATTTCTCACCTTTGAAGTCACTATTCATTGATCTTTACATGGGCAGCCATACGTACTTGCGTGCGTTCACATCAGCCCTAGTGGTCTCAGTTGCAATGGAAAGGGGTTGGAGTGAGTCGACAAGTCCCAATGTGCGGGGTCCCCCCGCTCTCGTGTTTAATTTTTCTCAGTTGGATGAACAACTCAAGGCCGGTTATAAGGCCACGACTGCTGGAAAGTTTTCGGAAGCTCTTCGACATTTCCTAGCTATTCTTCACACAATTCCACTGATTGTGGTCGAAACCCGGAGAGAGGTTGATGAAGTCAAAGAGTTGATTATCATTGTAAAAGAGTATGTTTTGGGTTTGAAGATGGAGCTTAAGAGAAGGGAATTGAAGGACAATCCAATTCGTCAGCAAGAGCTTGCAGCCTATTTCACCCATTGCAACCTCCAACCTCCACACACTCGACTTGCACTAATGAATGCCATGACAGTTTGCTACAAAGCGCAAAATCTGAGCACTGCCGCTAACTTTGCTAGGCGACTTCTAGAAACCAACCCAAGCAACGAAAACCAAGCCAGAACAGCTCGACAGGTTTTACAGGCTGCTGAGAAGAATATGAAAGATTCTGCAAAATTGAACTACGATTTTAGAAATCCTTTCGTAGTGTGTGGGGCCACTCACGTCCCGATATACAGAGGGCAGAGAGATGTAACTTGTCCTTACTGCAGTGCACACTTTGTTCCATCTCAGCAAGGGCAGCTTTGTACTGTTTGTGACCTTTCTGTGGTTGGATCTGATGCATCTGGATTGCGCTGTTCTCCGTCACAGACCAGATGA
- the LOC142554121 gene encoding V-type proton ATPase 16 kDa proteolipid subunit, protein MSSTFSGDETAPFFGFLGAAAALVFSCMGAAYGTAKSGVGVASMGVMRPELVMKSIVPVVMAGVLGIYGLIIAVIISTGINPKAKSYYLFDGYAHLSSGLSCGLAGLAAGMAIGIVGDAGVRANAQQPKLFVGMILILIFAEALALYGLIVGIILSSRAGQSRAE, encoded by the exons ATGTCTTCCACCTTTAGCGGAGATGAAACGGCGCCGTTTTTCGGTTTCCTCGGCGCTGCCGCTGCCCTCGTCTTCTCCT GTATGGGAGCTGCGTATGGTACGGCGAAGAGCGGCGTCGGCGTGGCGTCGATGGGTGTCATGCGACCGGAGCTGGTGATGAAGTCTATCGTTCCGGTGGTTATGGCTGGTGTTTTGGGTATTTATGGATTGATTATTGCTGTGATCATTAGCACTGGAATTAACCCTAAGGCCAAGTCTTACTACTTGTTTGATGGATATGCGCACCTTTCTTCTGGTCTCTCTTGTGGTCTCGCTGGGCTTGCTGCCGGTATGGCCATCGGAATCGTCGGAGATGCTGGTGTTAG AGCCAATGCCCAACAACCAAAGCTCTTTGTTGGAATGATTCTGATACTCATTTTTGCTGAAGCCTTGGCTCTTTATGGCCTCATTGTGGGCATCATCCTCTCTTCCCGTGCTGGTCAGTCGAGAGCAGAATAA
- the LOC142554115 gene encoding LOW QUALITY PROTEIN: uncharacterized protein LOC142554115 (The sequence of the model RefSeq protein was modified relative to this genomic sequence to represent the inferred CDS: deleted 1 base in 1 codon), whose protein sequence is MGNKKKFIDKKKSATFQLLSRDTSDPNYTSDPSGDRVFVRVDNNGYALDSFTGDGVPKDDISLRNPNLIFADAPEDSGGDYEDGNYDPWGSSNHKDQNVALPDHVRKEILELGFPDDGYDYLIHLREIKNKGGGSTYYDNPKASFTQLPRDVKAYDSSRVEVHKINDVSIEKSIIYSVAANTVGVRLQKVLDADVAAMLDDSDSSKFESDVEDLEEDFVVRANLLEGACDDDIDAKLNPAGESMAGHTQSGNFGGPENVDANSGLVDEKPRVRRPLDEQFDSLELQEYASDNEKHSNYLDEEEECQESLAEKLNLAFKDHPSDLLHNGKGTDDVESPESTADVIRRCKEYAVEYEGENEYDDETFVESSDESEVWDCESIVSTYSTLDNHPGKIGAPKARRKKKLAETIFGVSDAPNQVIALKGKEKIPIDFLPHSRKNVEHKSNDEKDANSRRVALQKRKPLGQESKEEKKERKDAVKLERSEARQRKKEIKVLYKSEAQNAQKVAAFTGPSSIHLM, encoded by the exons ATGGGCAATAAAAAGAAATTCATCGACAAGAAGAAGTCCGCGACATTCCAGCTCTTGTCCAGAGATACATCTGACCCGAATTACACTTCAGATCCATCCGGTGACCGGGTCTTCGTGCGGGTAGACAATAATGGCTACGCACTCGACTCTTTCACTGGTGACGGAGTGCCGAAGGACGATATATCTCTCAGGAATCCTAATTTGATTTTTGCCGATGCCCCGGAAGATAGTGGTGGCGATTACGAGGATGGGAATTATGAT CCCTGGGGATCTAGTAATCACAAGGATCAAAATGTGGCGTTACCTGATCACGTGCGAAAGGAGATTCTGGAGCTGGGGTTTCCGGATGATGGGTACGATTATCTGATTCACTTGCGGGAGATCAAGAATAAGGGCGGCGGTTCAACGTATTATGATAATCCCAAGGCTAGCTTCACGCAGCTCCCGCGAGATGTAAAG GCATACGACTCTTCGCGGGTCGAAGTTCACAAGATAAATGATGTTTCCATAGAGAAATCAATCATCTATAGTGTTGCGGCTAATACAGTCGGTGTGAGGTTACAGAAAGTCTTAGATGCTGACGTGGCAGCCATGCTTGATGACAGTGATTCGTCCAAGTTCGAATCTGATGTCGAGGACCTGGAAGAGGATTTCGTTGTCAGAGCAAATCTCTTAGAAGGAGCATGTGATGACGATATTGATGCGAAGTTGAATCCCGCAGGGGAATCAATGGCTGGTCACACTCAAAGTGGTAATTTTGGTGGGCCAGAAAATGTGGATGCTAATTCGGGATTAGTCGATGAGAAGCCAAGAGTTCGACGTCCTTTAGACGAGCAGTTTGACTCG CTTGAACTTCAGGAATATGCCTCTGATAATGAAAAACATAGCAATTACTTGGATGAGGAAGAAGAGTGTCAGGAATCCCTAGCGGAAAAACTCAATCTTGCTTTCAAGGACCATCCTTCTGACCTCTTGCATAATGGCAAGGGAACAGATGATGTTGAATCACCAGAATCAACTGCAGATGTGATTCGCAGGTGCAAGGAATATGCTGTTGAGTATGAAggagaaaatgaatatgatgacgAAACATTTGTTGAAAGTAGCGATGAGTCAGAAGTATGGGACTGTGAAAGTATCGTGTCTACTTATTCAACTCTTGACAATCATCCTGGTAAAATTGGAGCTCCAAAGGCAAGGAGGAAAAAGAAGCTAGCTGAGACCATATTTGGTGTCTCTGACGCACCCAACCAAGTCATTGCTTTGAAAGGAAAAGAAAAGATTCCTATAGATTTTTTACCTCACAGTAGAAAAAATGTCGAACATAAATCAAATGATGAGAAAGATGCTAATTCTAGGAGAGTTGCACTTCAGAAGAGGAAACCACTCGGTCAAGAATCAAAGGAggaaaagaaagaaaggaag GATGCTGTGAAATTAGAACGAAGCGAGGCACGGCAGaggaaaaaagaaataaaagtcCTTTACAAATCGGAAGCCCAGAATGCTCAAAAAGTCGCAGCTTTCACTGGTCCCTCATCTATTCATCTAATGTGA